One Paenibacillus riograndensis SBR5 DNA segment encodes these proteins:
- a CDS encoding dihydrofolate reductase family protein, which yields MRKLVLFLHASLDGFVEGPNGEMDIGWVSYDADLAKHAKEILSTADTVIWGRGTYQMMHGYWPSVLSNPSASQHERNHAEWIEKTAKIVFSTTLENVEWNNSRLVKEGVEEEINNLKQQPGEDMVILGSPRFAHHLMQLDLIDEYKITVSPVLIGKGLPLFQGLKEKINLKLIENKTFDSGAIGLVYQTVR from the coding sequence ATGAGAAAACTCGTTCTATTTCTTCACGCATCGCTTGACGGTTTTGTAGAGGGGCCGAATGGTGAAATGGATATTGGCTGGGTTTCCTACGATGCTGATTTGGCGAAACATGCGAAAGAAATTCTGAGTACTGCCGACACTGTCATTTGGGGTCGTGGGACTTATCAGATGATGCACGGTTACTGGCCATCGGTGCTTTCGAACCCGTCAGCTTCGCAGCATGAACGGAATCATGCCGAGTGGATCGAAAAGACAGCAAAAATCGTTTTTTCCACGACGCTGGAGAACGTCGAGTGGAATAATTCCAGGCTCGTGAAAGAAGGTGTCGAGGAAGAGATCAATAACCTCAAACAGCAGCCAGGCGAGGATATGGTCATCCTCGGCAGTCCTAGGTTCGCACACCACCTTATGCAGCTTGATTTAATTGATGAGTATAAAATTACGGTTTCTCCCGTCCTGATTGGTAAGGGATTGCCGTTATTCCAAGGTCTCAAGGAGAAGATCAATCTTAAGCTGATCGAAAACAAGACCTTTGATTCTGGAGCCATAGGTCTCGTTTACCAGACGGTAAGATGA
- a CDS encoding ABC transporter substrate-binding protein has translation MRKGWTSLLACVMTMTIVSGCGSDSTDGNGSAVTDPPNVVKNNASASAGAEKVKLVLWHYYEKDIEDFVTKFNESQDEVEVTPSFVPFSDFKKQLTIGLSAGNLPDLVLVDNPDVAAFAAMGLFEDITDKVNAWADKDQFFEGPMKSGIYEGKNYSLPFVSNCLGLFYNKELLDQAGVNPPRTWDELKTTAKVLTKDGVHGFATSLLKGEEGTFNFYPWLIAAGGSPEKLNSPEVASAVDFLSGLLEDGSMSKEVINIGMSDIEKQFAAGKIAMMVNGPWQTTSIEKDNPELDFGIALIPQGKQNASVLGGENIGMIQGKNKEAAWKFISWALSADSVRSYAEVSGAFPPRKDVAADKKYTEDPSLKVWMKQMESAMPRGPHAKWPELSTAMSTAVQAAVTGAASTTDALAAAQATVDEMMK, from the coding sequence ATGAGAAAAGGATGGACGTCACTGCTGGCTTGTGTTATGACCATGACCATCGTGTCAGGCTGCGGGTCGGATAGTACGGATGGAAATGGAAGCGCTGTAACGGATCCTCCGAATGTAGTAAAGAATAACGCTTCAGCGTCTGCGGGAGCGGAGAAGGTCAAGCTAGTATTATGGCATTATTATGAGAAGGATATCGAAGACTTCGTTACAAAATTCAATGAATCTCAGGATGAAGTGGAGGTTACGCCGAGTTTCGTTCCGTTCAGTGATTTCAAGAAGCAGCTGACCATCGGACTTTCGGCAGGTAATCTGCCGGATCTGGTGCTAGTCGATAATCCGGATGTGGCCGCTTTTGCCGCAATGGGCCTGTTTGAAGACATCACTGATAAGGTAAACGCCTGGGCGGACAAGGATCAATTCTTCGAAGGCCCGATGAAGTCTGGAATTTATGAAGGCAAGAACTATTCGCTCCCGTTCGTGAGCAATTGCCTGGGCTTATTCTATAACAAAGAGCTGCTGGACCAAGCTGGTGTGAACCCGCCGCGAACCTGGGATGAACTTAAGACTACAGCGAAGGTATTAACCAAGGATGGTGTACACGGCTTTGCAACCTCGCTGCTCAAAGGGGAAGAAGGCACCTTCAATTTCTATCCATGGTTAATCGCCGCCGGCGGAAGCCCCGAGAAGCTGAATAGTCCAGAGGTTGCAAGCGCCGTAGATTTCTTATCCGGACTGCTGGAAGACGGCTCGATGAGCAAGGAAGTGATCAACATCGGGATGTCGGACATTGAAAAGCAATTTGCCGCCGGCAAAATAGCGATGATGGTGAACGGTCCTTGGCAGACAACATCCATTGAGAAGGATAACCCTGAACTCGATTTTGGAATCGCTCTAATTCCACAAGGCAAGCAGAATGCCTCCGTATTAGGCGGAGAGAACATCGGAATGATCCAGGGCAAGAACAAGGAAGCCGCATGGAAATTCATCTCTTGGGCGCTTAGTGCTGACTCTGTCAGATCGTATGCGGAAGTATCGGGAGCATTCCCGCCAAGAAAAGATGTTGCTGCCGACAAGAAATATACTGAAGACCCGTCGCTCAAAGTCTGGATGAAACAGATGGAGTCTGCGATGCCAAGAGGTCCGCATGCGAAATGGCCGGAATTGTCTACTGCTATGTCTACGGCCGTACAGGCAGCAGTGACTGGAGCAGCCTCGACCACTGATGCCCTCGCCGCAGCCCAGGCCACTGTCGATGAGATGATGAAATAA